The Streptomyces sp. NBC_00691 genome has a segment encoding these proteins:
- a CDS encoding ArsR/SmtB family transcription factor codes for MIRIELDEVSLGATRIAISPLRDAFCSMHLALPHRRPSWPYQEWVGQAREVWREDDRLRPLWDLFAEGRYEISDFLLPRPFGTVHIHEELAALRGTDPEFVRAQAAVCYPGMGDAPFLRPYLKDPEAACAALADAYAAYWEGAIEPYWPTMRRLVEDEVLVRARTFATEGVDALFAGLETRGRWQPPVLELTKYIDAEYAPGERRLVLVPLVFAEGCRLYSTDDPEVFALSFQARGAGALREPPEPVAEDRLGLMLGRGRAAVLRELGGPLTTAGLADRLGLAPSTVSEHLSVLAEAGVVTRHRVGRSVYYQLTDTGRSLLALLAGEGVLAAVA; via the coding sequence TTGATACGGATCGAGCTGGACGAGGTCTCGCTCGGCGCGACCCGGATCGCGATCAGCCCGCTGCGGGACGCGTTCTGCTCGATGCACCTCGCGCTGCCGCACCGCCGCCCCTCCTGGCCGTACCAGGAGTGGGTCGGGCAGGCGCGGGAGGTGTGGCGCGAGGACGACCGGCTCCGGCCGCTGTGGGACCTGTTCGCCGAAGGGCGGTACGAGATCTCCGACTTCCTGCTGCCCCGGCCGTTCGGCACGGTCCACATCCACGAGGAGCTCGCCGCGCTGCGGGGCACCGACCCGGAGTTCGTTCGCGCGCAGGCGGCCGTCTGCTACCCCGGCATGGGCGACGCGCCTTTCCTGCGGCCCTATCTGAAGGACCCGGAGGCCGCCTGCGCGGCGCTCGCCGACGCGTACGCGGCGTACTGGGAGGGTGCGATCGAGCCGTACTGGCCGACGATGCGACGGCTCGTGGAGGACGAAGTGCTCGTCCGCGCCAGGACGTTCGCGACCGAGGGCGTCGACGCGCTGTTCGCCGGACTGGAGACCCGGGGGCGATGGCAGCCGCCCGTGCTCGAACTGACCAAGTACATCGACGCGGAGTACGCGCCGGGCGAGCGGCGTCTCGTGCTCGTGCCGCTGGTCTTCGCCGAGGGCTGCCGGCTGTACTCCACGGACGACCCCGAGGTCTTCGCGCTCAGCTTCCAGGCCCGGGGCGCGGGCGCCCTGCGCGAACCGCCGGAGCCCGTCGCCGAGGACCGGCTCGGGCTGATGCTCGGCCGCGGCCGGGCCGCGGTGCTGCGTGAGCTGGGCGGGCCCCTGACGACGGCAGGCCTCGCCGACCGCCTCGGTCTCGCGCCCAGCACCGTCTCCGAGCATCTGTCGGTGCTCGCGGAGGCGGGTGTCGTGACCCGCCACCGGGTCGGACGCTCGGTGTACTACCAGCTGACGGACACCGGCCGCTCGCTGCTCGCGCTGCTCGCGGGGGAGGGCGTTCTCGCGGCGGTGGCCTGA
- a CDS encoding ABC transporter ATP-binding protein has translation MLAIEADALRRTYTGRTGWPKSRRTETEAVRGVTFDVAPGELFGLLGPNGAGKTTTIKMLNTLLLPTSGTARVFGHDVARDPVAVRRRIGYVFGGDRGLYDRLSALDNLRYFAELYAVPAREQKRRIAELLDLVGLLGREKERVEGYSRGMRQRLHIARGLLHRPDVLFLDEPSIGVDPVAARDLRRTVADLAAAGTTVLLTTHYMAEADELCDRIAVIAGGRIRALGTPDSLKSRVRDRDVLEIEAYGVDDERLHRLRRVPGVRGVSAEDRGALQTVTVQTGRGAAELHGPVLAALDGVRIGRVTSREPSLEDAYIAIVEDTAGAAPEVAPV, from the coding sequence ATGCTCGCAATCGAGGCGGACGCGCTGCGCCGCACCTACACCGGCAGGACCGGGTGGCCGAAGTCCCGGCGGACCGAGACCGAGGCCGTCCGCGGCGTCACCTTCGACGTGGCGCCCGGGGAGCTGTTCGGGCTCCTCGGGCCCAACGGCGCCGGGAAGACCACCACCATCAAGATGCTCAACACCCTGCTCCTGCCGACCTCCGGCACGGCCCGGGTGTTCGGCCACGACGTCGCCCGCGACCCCGTCGCCGTCCGCCGCAGGATCGGGTACGTCTTCGGCGGCGACCGGGGCCTGTACGACCGGCTCTCCGCGCTCGACAACCTCCGCTACTTCGCCGAGCTGTATGCCGTCCCCGCCCGGGAGCAGAAGCGTCGCATCGCCGAACTCCTCGATCTGGTCGGCCTCCTGGGCCGGGAGAAGGAGCGCGTCGAGGGCTACTCGCGCGGCATGCGGCAGCGTCTCCACATCGCCCGCGGTCTGCTGCACCGCCCCGACGTCCTCTTCCTCGACGAGCCGTCCATCGGCGTCGACCCCGTCGCCGCCCGCGACCTGCGCCGTACGGTCGCGGATCTGGCCGCCGCCGGGACGACCGTCCTGCTCACCACCCACTACATGGCCGAGGCGGACGAGCTCTGCGACCGGATCGCGGTCATCGCGGGCGGCCGGATCCGCGCCCTCGGCACCCCCGACAGCCTCAAGTCCCGCGTACGGGACCGGGATGTGCTGGAGATAGAGGCGTACGGCGTCGACGACGAGCGGCTCCACCGGCTGCGGCGGGTGCCGGGCGTGCGGGGCGTCTCGGCCGAGGACCGGGGCGCGCTGCAGACGGTGACCGTGCAGACCGGACGGGGGGCCGCCGAGCTGCACGGACCGGTCCTCGCCGCGCTCGACGGTGTTCGGATCGGCCGGGTCACGAGCCGCGAACCGTCCCTGGAGGACGCCTACATCGCGATCGTGGAGGACACGGCGGGCGCCGCGCCGGAGGTGGCGCCGGTATGA